Proteins found in one Pseudorasbora parva isolate DD20220531a chromosome 11, ASM2467924v1, whole genome shotgun sequence genomic segment:
- the LOC137092407 gene encoding lysozyme g-like — MKINTTGASEKTARQDKLTVKGVEASKQMAEHDLARLEKYKNMIIKVGRAKKMDPAVIAAIISRETRVGTLLKDGWNTAHTAFGLMQVDSTQGHKPVGTWDSEEHVTQATEILIRFIKEIRGNKEKFSQWTQEQCFKGGIAAYNKGVSRVSAQYDKIDEITSGLDYSNDVVARAQWFRSKGY, encoded by the exons ATGAAAATAAACACCACCGGTGCATCAGAGAAGACAGCAAGACAagacaaattaactgtaaaGG GGGTTGAAGCCTCTAAACAAATGGCTGAGCATGATCTGGCCAGGCTGGAGAAATACAAGAATATGATCATCAAAGTTGGCAGAGCAAAGAAGATGGACCCGGCTGTGATTGCTGCCATCATATCCAGAGAAACTAGAGTTGGAACTTTACTGAAGGATGGATGGAATACTGCTCATACAGCCTTCGGCCTCATGCAG GTTGACAGTACCCAAGGCCACAAGCCAGTGGGTACATGGGACAGTGAGGAACATGTCACACAAGCTACTGAGATTCTCATTCGCTTCATTAAAGAAATTAGAGGAAACAAAGAAAAGTTTTCCCAGTGGACTCAAGAGCAATGCTTTAAAG GTGGAATAGCAGCCTACAACAAAGGTGTGAGTAGAGTCTCTGCTCAATATGACAAAATCGATGAGATAACTTCAGGCCTTGATTACTCCAATGATGTTGTTGCCCGAGCCCAGTGGTTCCGAAGCAAGGGTTACTGA